From the genome of bacterium, one region includes:
- a CDS encoding mannose-1-phosphate guanylyltransferase, whose product MLHAVIMAGGVGARFWPLSRRNRPKQLIDLTGEGTMLEQTMLRLDGLVGRDNVWIVTNADQAALIREIMPDFRQDRFIIEPLGRNTAPAIGLAAVHLHKQDPDAVMIVLPADHRITNLEQFHFCLHSAVEVVHDSELLATIGIEPTRPETGYGYIQMDTSGIRLRDNVYPVKTFAEKPNLGTARLFLQSGEFLWNSGMFVWRADSILKQIVEQLPLWGVAFKEIEAAIGTPTEQAVTRRVFEAGKGISIDYGVMEKAPRVGVVRGTFDWNDVGSWDEVWRLMPHDEHGNVTRGNVVLTHTHHTCVLGGKKLIAAVGVSNLIIVETDDALMICPLDRSQEVKDLVESLKAQGKDEVL is encoded by the coding sequence ATGCTCCATGCAGTGATTATGGCCGGCGGTGTCGGCGCGCGCTTCTGGCCGCTGTCGCGCCGGAATCGTCCGAAACAGTTGATTGACCTCACGGGCGAAGGGACGATGCTTGAACAGACAATGCTGCGCCTCGATGGACTGGTCGGGCGCGACAATGTGTGGATCGTGACCAATGCCGATCAAGCCGCCTTGATTCGCGAGATCATGCCGGACTTCCGCCAGGACCGGTTCATCATCGAACCGCTCGGCCGCAACACCGCACCCGCGATCGGTTTGGCCGCCGTGCACCTGCACAAACAGGATCCCGACGCGGTGATGATTGTGCTGCCCGCCGACCATCGCATTACGAATCTTGAGCAGTTCCATTTCTGCTTGCATTCCGCGGTGGAAGTTGTGCACGACTCGGAGCTGCTGGCCACAATCGGAATCGAACCCACGCGGCCCGAGACGGGCTATGGCTACATTCAGATGGACACAAGCGGCATTCGCCTGCGCGACAATGTCTATCCGGTCAAGACGTTTGCCGAGAAACCGAACTTGGGCACGGCCCGGCTGTTCCTGCAAAGCGGAGAGTTTTTGTGGAATAGCGGCATGTTCGTGTGGCGCGCGGATTCAATCTTGAAACAGATCGTCGAGCAGCTCCCGCTGTGGGGCGTCGCCTTCAAGGAGATCGAAGCGGCAATCGGAACGCCCACTGAACAGGCGGTAACGCGCCGCGTGTTTGAAGCGGGCAAAGGGATTTCGATCGACTACGGCGTGATGGAAAAAGCACCGCGCGTCGGCGTCGTGCGCGGTACGTTCGACTGGAACGATGTCGGCAGCTGGGACGAAGTGTGGCGGCTGATGCCGCACGACGAGCATGGCAACGTCACGCGCGGCAACGTCGTGCTCACGCATACGCATCACACCTGCGTGCTGGGCGGCAAAAAGCTGATCGCAGCGGTGGGCGTGAGCAATCTGATTATCGTGGAAACGGATGACGCGCTGATGATCTGCCCGCTCGACCGTTCCCAAGAGGTCAAGGACCTGGTGGAAAGCCTGAAAGCGCAGGGAAAGGATGAGGTGCTCTGA
- the meaB gene encoding methylmalonyl Co-A mutase-associated GTPase MeaB has protein sequence MTVVALTNDMLSGSRAALARVLSRVENSPTGADEALRAIGNRIGKAVRIGFTGPPGAGKSSLVTCYTKLLRKQGKQVAILAVDPTSPFSGGALLGDRVRMNSIGLDPGVFVRSLATRGDLGGLSQAAGDMADVMDAAGFDFILFETVGVGQSELEVVQYADTVVVVLVPESGDAIQGMKAGLMEAADVFCVNKSDREGADRFIGDLQGAMGLKMWDTWTPPVVTTVATRDQGTPELAEQIEAHLDTLRKTGEFEKRRHAHARRRIQRMLEKRLLAQFWTKEKAALMDAALANGESPYGVLGKLVG, from the coding sequence GTGACTGTCGTGGCGTTGACGAATGATATGCTGAGCGGTTCGCGTGCGGCGTTGGCGCGAGTGCTGTCACGGGTCGAAAATTCACCGACGGGCGCGGATGAGGCGCTGCGGGCGATCGGGAATCGCATTGGCAAGGCCGTGCGTATCGGTTTCACCGGACCGCCCGGCGCGGGGAAGAGTTCGCTGGTGACATGCTACACGAAACTCTTGCGCAAGCAGGGCAAGCAGGTGGCGATCCTGGCCGTTGATCCGACATCGCCGTTTTCCGGCGGCGCCCTCTTGGGCGACCGTGTGCGCATGAACTCGATCGGGTTGGATCCCGGCGTGTTCGTGCGTTCGTTGGCGACGCGCGGTGATTTGGGCGGGCTGTCGCAAGCGGCAGGGGACATGGCGGATGTGATGGACGCCGCGGGCTTTGACTTCATCTTGTTTGAAACGGTTGGCGTGGGGCAATCCGAACTCGAAGTGGTGCAATATGCCGACACGGTGGTCGTCGTGCTCGTGCCGGAGTCCGGCGACGCGATTCAGGGCATGAAGGCCGGTTTAATGGAAGCCGCCGACGTGTTTTGCGTCAACAAATCCGACCGCGAAGGCGCCGACCGTTTCATCGGTGATTTGCAGGGCGCGATGGGGCTGAAGATGTGGGACACGTGGACGCCGCCGGTCGTTACGACCGTGGCCACCCGCGATCAGGGAACACCTGAGCTCGCCGAGCAGATCGAAGCGCATTTGGACACATTGCGCAAGACCGGCGAATTCGAGAAACGCCGTCACGCGCACGCCCGCCGCAGGATTCAGCGCATGCTCGAGAAGCGCCTTCTGGCGCAATTCTGGACCAAAGAAAAAGCCGCACTAATGGATGCGGCTCTGGCAAACGGGGAAAGCCCGTACGGGGTGTTGGGGAAGCTCGTCGGTTAG